CATTAACACCTGGGATGAGGATTTTCCCTTTCTTGTCTACAAGAGAACCTGTAAACAAGAAGCACCTAATATCAGTATTCAACCAGAAGATACAAGATGTCATTGCTGGGAACACTTTTCTTGGGAAACTGAAGTCTGGGCCTTCTGAAAACTCTGCAAATGCAATGAAATTTAGACTTCTATTTTCCAGAGCATGCACCACTGAACATGGAAGACACTTAAAAGGATTTGCCTGTATCCAAAATGTACACTTGCTTGCTACTCTATTTAACTCTACGGCTACATTTCACTGGCTGTCTGAAGGTAGGATTCCCAAAGAGTTCAGTATCATACCCACAGCAGAAATTGAGAAGACAGCTGATATATTTAACATGCAAATTTACAGCAAGGTTTTAGGGAAAGCTCAGAGTAAACAGACAACTTCTTGGCAAGACCTTCACCATGTTTCTGTATCTAAGGCAGTAGTTTTGCATTCCTGGCAAGCACCAATTCACTGGTCACTGCTTTGCCACTGCAAATTCAGTCATGCTTGGATGGTTCTTGCTCCCATTTTAAATGCATTCAGTGAAACCTGTGTTTTCTTACCCATCAGAGCAATGAGATCTGTCATGGCCTCATGGACCGAACCACCGTAAACTCCGGAGTGAAGGTCTTTGTCACAACATTCCACCTGATTGAAGTGAACGAAGATTCAGCATGGAGATTTTGCCATGTAGGGAGGAAACTACAACAGCCAAAGCCCAGCTAGAACTCGATCTGGCCAAGGGTCAAGGAGTGTCCCCATCATATGTTCAAAGCAGAGGGCAGTGTAGTGTCAGGGGATGAGAAAAAGGCAGAGGTATTTAATGTCATCTTTGCCTCAGTCTCCAATATCAAGATCAGTTGTCCTCAGGATGCCCTGCTCCCTGAGCTGGAAGTTGGTGATGGGGAGATGAGGGAAGCCCATGATCCATGAGGACATGTCAATTAGCCACCCACAAGTCTATAGGCCCAGATGGGATGCACCCCACCCCAAAGTATTGAGGGAACAGGTAAAAACTTGTCAAACCACTCTCAATCATCTACCACAAGTTCTGGTTAATTGGAGATATTCCAGATGACTGGAAAGCACAAATGTGACACCCATCTAGAAGAAGGATGTATGTGGATGATATCTATGCTTTGAGACAATCCTTCAGTGGAAGTGCTGGTTTATCTTGCTTCACACATCTGAAAGCTATCCCACCCACCCAAGTATCAGATAGAATAGCAAGAGAAGGATGTTTAGACTAATAGGAAAAAACATTCCACATAAATAGccaatttctttcctgaaaaaaGCCACAGACATTAAAAGGTTCGCACTACCACTCTTCTCCTGTGGAAAATTCAGTTTAATAATAATGGATTTGCAGTGCATTTCAGCACTTACCTCTATGAAGTAGTAGCAGATACCTCTCAAACCGTAAGTGATACAAGGCTTCTTCTTGCCTAGCCAGTAGTTGTCAGAAATGCAAACATAATCCACATCTTTAAAGAAAGCATCTCGCTGAGCAAAAATCAGTTCATCAAGGCCTTCAGATCCTGATTCTTCCATACCCTCTAGGCAAAACCTAATATTTACTGGAAACTCctttgaaatgaaaaacaagAACAGATTAAGCATGTGAGAACACCTGACTCCTTCAGTGATCTGTAATTTTCATCTGTTGCattcaaagcagaaaaatggACATGGCTAAAATAACTCCAGAGGAATTTGTTAGTTATACACAAACTGGTTTCAAGTTTGAATTGTGCTTATGTTGAGGGCACTTACACCACCCTTCACTTGATGGAATACAAACTCTtcaaaaaagtatttaaaactgCCCACCAAACCCTGTAAGCATGGGAACACAGCAGAAATCTGTTGCCAAAGGGAAGCCACCAGGCTAGGAAAACTAACAAACCACAGGAATTGCATGCCACAGTAGGAACAGAGCTACCCTGTCTATCCAGTCTAGCATATTCTATAAACCTAGATAGCAGCTGAGAACTGGTTATTCCTCTCAAAAGCAATAGGAACTTGTCTTGCAAGATTAAGAAAACACTGAGCTATTTGTGATTGCACATTTTCTTTAACAGAAATAAGCAAAGCTCCCAATTTTAGTGCTACTAAGTTAACCTCCTCTTAGAGCTCAGTGGCAGTGAGGCATTGTCTTGATAAAGGCCAAAGTAATTTGACATCCTTACATGACAGTGATCTCATTTGATTATTCCCCCTGATCCACATGCTTGCATATGTATTTTCCTTCCTACATATTTCATTAAAGGAAAATTGTTAGAAGTGCAGCCTAAGCATCTACAGGACTAACTTGTCAGCAAGTCACCTTAACTCTACTAGGAAATCAGGAAATTTACAGGACTATTGCATCATTCCTCCAATCAGCTGAATAAGCAGACTTCCCTCACAAGGGTTTGTGGCTTGGATAACATTTATTGCTAGACATAGCTGTGTGTGAAAAAGCAGAATATGTTTTGGGCACATACCTGGTTAGTTTGTTGATAAGCCTCCAAGGCATTCAGCCAGGCAAGCACTGGACCTTTGTCATCTGTTGATCCTCTCCCATACAACTTTCCTGTAGAAACAAGATAGAAATTAACCAGTGAGGAAAAAATTACTATGAAGTTTCATCTCTTGCCTAGATGAGAACATTTGGTTTTGGGTAACCCTTTTTTCCCTGCTTAATGAATAATTTCTGATTCTTCATAAGTAGCAGTCTTACATCCTGCTTCACATACCCTTTCAAGTAGGATGGATACAGGACTGCAATAGTTCTCCCACTCAGAGAGCTTCCCCACctcttccctcagctgctcccttAATAGGAATTTATTATAACCCAGAAGACAGTTGCCTTAGTTTTCATAATACAAATTTCTACAAACATCTCAGTGAATAGAAACAAGTTTTCTGCTTTTAACAGAAATCTATCAAGTATTATCTTCAGTAATTCTTTGTTTGAAGAGTAAAAATTCAGTGGCTAGTTACAAATCACTTCTCTGGATTCTCCAGATAAAAGTGGATCTTGCCAAAAAGGAATTTAGTCAAATATGAGTTCCACAGGCCACAGGAAATTCTGAGGAAATGTAGTACACAGGATCATAGCAGAGGCAGCTATCAGTGCAACTCAGAGCTGTGGCTACATTCCCTCAGTGCTCCACATAACCAGTGACAGAACAGGCCAGACAGCTTGCAAAGGTAAAGAGCCATTGGAGAATGTCTCCTGCATGGCCAGGCTCCACAAAGACAAGCCACAGCCTGAGGCAAGTCTAGGTCTTGCTAGGAGATGAGATAACTCAGTTTAGTAACTTGGATTCTGCTGCCTATGAGTAAGTGCCCAAGCAGGAGTACTAGTTGCACAGCTACTCCTTTCTCTGGCAATCATTAATGCTTGTGGAATAAGAGTAGTTAATGTCCTCCAATTGAGCTGACCTTTAACACTGACAAAGTGAAACAAGAAGCTGTCAGCAGAACCAGCTTTTAATAGAAAATGGAGTTTTAAGTCCTCTTGACTGCTGGCAATGTTGTTTCAACAGGAGATACTGCACCATTTCTTCATCCCCATTTATAGGAGAGGGACAAATTTTGGGGCACTAGCTCTGCAAAAGAGCTTCTGCAGTACTCATAGCAGAGCAGTTAAACACAAGGCAACCCAGAGACGCTGCTGTGTCACTCCTGTCTCCAGGCTTAAAGAAGTTGTGTTGTGTATTTTTTCCTCAGTAATGGTTCAAAATTCCTGCTGTCTGACATGACCTTACAGGCTTCAAGCTGTGAACAAGAAATTAGTTCTAAAAAGCTCTCTGGCAACAAGCTGGCACCATGGAAGGCAGCAGTTAAGATTGTGCTGTAGCTACAAGAAAGGAAACATGCAAATTACAGCCTAGACTATCAGAAAAGGAAACAATCCCAGGAGTAGCTGAAATTTTGTAGCTAGACTTTACCATTTCCCCACCTGTACATTTTTTACCTCAATAGTATTAAATAAACACCCATACCACTTCCAACTCGCCTTCCCTCTTTCAATCGATAGCACAGCTTTGGAACAATTGTGGAACACCACACTTGTTACAGAAGTGTTCATCAGTTTGTGAAGCCCACTGCTCTTACCATCTCTTTCTACCAGAGTGAAGGGCTCACTGTCCCAGCCATCCTCTAGGGCAGCTGGCTGAACATCCAGGTGACCATACACACACACTGTCTTCTTGCGTGGATCAGTGCCCAGTGTTCCCAGAACAATTGGCGGTAGGGGGATCTCTGATCCATCAGGCAGCTAGAAACAGGAAGGCAGAAGTTTTAATAAAATGTAGAATGCCAGAGCTTTAATCAGATATTTGAATTACCTTAATACTATACTATTGAATTACCTTAAAACCTATAGAGGTTATGCGAGTAGAGGCACAGACAGCTAAACTAAACTAATCTACTTCAACCAactgccagaagcagggtgCCAAAGAAGGCCTGGTGGCACCATGCCAATTAGTTTCCTGACAAGTCCCAGTAACAGCCAAAATGTTCCAAGCCACTTAGAACTGTTAGCTTTAAACTACCAATCCTACATCAGATTTTAGCAGAGCAAGCTGACTGCATGCCAAACTGCTGTATCTAATGCTGACCTAAGCATAAGTGATAAACTCCATTCAATATTGCTTGTCACTGCACTTTCATCTGTCCACAGTACAGCTCTCAGGACAAAAATTCCCTGACAGTGGTAAGGCTGGGTGTAACACGTGCCTACACCCAAATAAGACCAGCATAACAGACATATTTCTTTGTAACAGCCCAGATTGTTACACTAAGGACAGGGTAGTGCTGATGAACTCAGTTCAGGAGTTCAAGAGTTGAACTTAGCTTAATCCCTTGGAATACCCCATAAGCAATTATCACAAGCTATTCCCAGTCAGCAAGTATTGCCCTTTCAGTGAACATGTACTTCTACATACTGTTCAGCAGATGCAAGATCAGCTTTGACTTTTTGCTTATATAGGTTCCAAGCTCCAGATTTTTATCAAGAGGTTACATGGTCCTTGGCCAGATGCAGATCTTCATGACTAAAGCCCTACTGCAAGAATTTACAGTAATCAACACAACAAATTGCTGTGCAGCAGTAAACCAACTTTGATCTGACAAGTTCAGTTGCTTTACGTTGTCCCTCACAGATATAGCAGCAACACAATACATTGACTATCTCTCTCTATACTTAATATCAAACACTGAAGGTAAGATGAATTAAAGTTACCTAATAAAATAAGATGAATTAAAGTTACCTAATAAAGCTATATGTATAAAACTCTAAAGTCAGTTCTTGCTACCAAAAAGTTACAGTGATGAAAAGAACAACTTTGTTTCTTAATTAACTGAAATGCTTTTGATGGGCTTTTAGGTTGTAGGTAGTAGCAGAGCTAGAATTAACCTACAGATTCCCTCCCAAGTCAGCTGTTTTCCTGCTGGAACCTGTAGCTACAAACAAGTGTAATTCAGTTGCCCAAGGCAAAAAACTGCTCAGAAGGTTCCTATAAACATAGATCTCACTCAGCAGTCTTTCACACCAATTACAAGGACAATCTTCTAAAACTAGTAAACATTCCAGTACAAGGTTTTAATGCCACTATCCAAATCCTAGTCTCAACATTTTGGTATGGGTCTTGCTATGAGGCAGGTAGTAGCTAGGCACTTCAGAGGAGGAGCATACCAAGTGGGTATTTCCCTAGGATGAGAGTATCATCATTCTTATAGGCACATACATTtctcaggggggaaaaaaagcagtcTGGACGACTAAAAATGAGGAGGGAAGTAATTCTTTTAATGATACTTTTGTATCTAGTAAGGGAGCAAAGCAACCCTGTGACAAATGTAACACTTCTGAAAGAGTCCAGAAGTCCTTTGGCAGACTTACTGAAACTTCAGGGAGTATCTTTATAGTCTATGGGTCTAAGGACCAATAGCACCCCGCTGTTTAAATGTCGAACATTTCTGTTCGCAGGTGCTCTATTCATGTTCAGTTCAAAAGGTATTGAAAACACATTTAATACAGTCCAAAATTTAATTCAACATCTTTAATTAGGTCCCAACTATAAAGAAAGGTTTTTAACATAACATTCAGACTGTGTGGCAGCAAAGACATTACCCTACACCCCAACAGGCTACTGCCTTTCCAGGCCACTGCCTACAGGACCTTTGTGTGGTGATCCCAACCCAGAAGCCCATCAGGCATCACGGAATTAGGTACCCCCAAAGATAACCTGAATGGCCCAAAGCCTGTGCCATGCtatgctgcacacacagcttcACCTTCCTGCCTGTACTGTGCTGGGCACATCCCTGGACTGCAGGATAAACTGCGCCACTTCACTGTAACCTGAAGGCAGCTCCCACTGGGCACTGGGGATTCCATCACCTGCATGTCCTTGACTTAATCTAAAAGTGCATCAAGAAATTCTCACACAAAATCCCTTCTGTCGGTGGAACTGCACAGCTTGaacaaataaaatggaaaaaaattccatgCATGGGATCTGCACAGTATGTTGGATGCTGGTTGGATGCCTGCTAGATGCTGCACAGCTTGGGGATTCCAGTATCTGCAGGGACATAAGAATGTCCACATTATCATCTTTCTTTACAATGATAAGTCCAATAAACAGCCTTCCAATGGAGTCTAGGTGCCTTTCATACTGGGAAACCACAATGCACACTTCCTTATGCACAACACCTTATGTcctaaagagatttttttttcctactaggCTGCCATGGAGATGCTCACGTACCTTTTGTTTGCCAATATCCATGAGTTTGGTTGTGCCTCCCAGTCGCTCAATCTCCTTGGCAGCAACCTCCATCATGCGCTTGATTTCGCCCCTCTTCTCTGGCCATGCTGACACACTCTGGATTGCCACCCACTCTGCCAGGCGCTGCAGAGATGCAAGAGCTACAGGTTTTACTGCACAACAGGCACCATGCAAATACCACCCCACACCTCGTAATTCACCAAACTGGTTTAAGCCAAGTTCAAATTGAGGCAAATCAGCTCTGTCCTCTGCTCAAAGAAGAACTTGTAACCAATAATATTACTCTCAGGAAGTTCTCTAAAACCTCACTCGCCtacagctgtccctgctgcataGGACAAAGTCTACAGAGACATCAAATAAGCTTAAGAGTATCACAGCTTGTGCCTATTGTGTCCTTTCAGTTCTTTAAGTATCCAGAAGCAGCTAAAGTCCTCTGGGCCTCTCAAAAAGGCCACTTTAGCTTTTTCTCCCTGCATGAGTTCAGCAAGAACAACTGGCAGAAATCAAGCTGAACACTTGGTACAGTTCATGCCTCAGTTCACAGTGCTATGCCACTGATTCCTTCATGGATGAAAGGGATTACAATACAACCTAAACTAGCAGCAAACTAAACAGCAGGTCAAGCAGCAAAGTACCTCTTTGGAGAGGGCAACCTCTCCCTCTGTACCCCAGTATAAATTGTTTTGTACAAGAAAGCTTTGTTCCAGCCTCATTTGTAATATATTTCATCTCCCATCTCCAAAGAGAAGAAACTATAAACCTAGTTTGGCATTCAGAACCAGTGTCAGCTTCCTGTACCTCTAAATAGGTCACCAGTTGCACTATACACTAATAGATCATTTCCTAATAAACTTACCATGGACATTAAGGTTTTTGAACAGAACTACACCTAAATTTAAGAAATAGGTTTTTGGCGTGACTCAGATCCCTCACACTTGCTGCCTGCTCTCCCCTCTCTCCCAATACTTGACATTATTACTGGGCATATCATAAAGATGTAACAAGAAGTTTGAAGCTGACCACATAACTTCTAATATCCCATAGCTGCCCATGCTGCaggaaaaaactgaaaaaaaccttaCCTGAACATAGAGGTCCTGGTGTTCATCAATGTATTTGAAAAGGGTTTCAAGAGCAGACATTTTTGGACTAGTTTTCAGAACAGCGTTGCTGAAGATTCtgtgacagaaaaataatttagctTGTACAGGGTTAAGAAGTGACAGACAGTAATCAAGAGCCCCAGGAGACTTTCACCTTTCAGCTTTTAATGCCACACACCAAGCTGTACTAACATAAAACTTGAGGCCTCTCCCTTTCATGAAATCACCACAGTGAACTGgctaaaaaaaaatgtatatttaaatTTCAACACCATTCTTTATGCCTCAAAATAACTTCCAAAGTTGAACTGAGCAGTCTTGTCTCTAGAGATACTTCAATGAAATCATACACTTCATTTTACTGCAGACTTACAGGCAAAGTGTTACTCAAGCAAAATGCAACTTCAAAGAGTAGATTTCATTATGAGTTCAACTAATAATATGCCATAGGCTTGAATGCTGGTAGCCAGGTGCAAGAAAGCACCACActttgtgctctgcagaggaggCTAAAAACAGCAGCTGGAAAACTCTGATTTCTTCAGCCGTAAGTCTCAGCCTGCCACTCAGATTTCACAAATAAGGTTGTAATGAAGCCACTGGAACagaggccagccccagcaggtcATGAGCAAGTTGTCAGTGACTACTTCAGCGCTATCACttccttcttttgtttttatttcaactGAAGTTCACATGAGAAAGCCCAGGACTCCTTTTCAGTTTACTGTTTTCCTTACCAGTCTGACATCAATATTGAAAAGAAATACTGCCCAGTAAAGCAACAAAGCAAACAAGCTTAAGCTTAACCATCAAGTTAGAACTAAAGACACAGCACCTCGTCTAAGCCAGGAAAACAATGAGCTTTACAAATCCCAGAGTGGCTAAGGCTGAAAGGGACACTGGAGGTCAGCTGGTCTAACATGTGGCCCTACAACACATTACTCAGGCTAGTGCCCAGGAGCCTTTTGAGTAACCCCAGAGGGGGCTCCCTGAAGAGCGCCTCGCCTCTGGAACACAAGTGCCTGGACTAGGAGGAAGAACTCCAGTGCCCATGTAATAGAAGCAtgttcagcagctccagccactgTGAATCAGTATTTTGTTGAGTCAGCTTTATGCCAGATCCTTTAAGCCTTTCTTCTGCTTCTACACAGTAGTCACAAGACAGTTGTTAAAACATCTGACTGCTTGTCTTAGGATTTCTTGAGCAGCTGACTACTCTACATACCTGAAACAAATCCTTTTCAGCTGCAAGCTGCCCCACACAATATACTGCAATACAAGTACCACTCCAAATTTTCTTTCAAGCAAGGTTGTACTAGTACAGATATTGGTGTTTGACAAACAAAAATCCTCTCCCTCAGCAGACATAGCATCGATTTAATTTAAAGCATCCATCGAGTTTAAATTTGGATAATTACCTTTAAACACCAATTAGAACAATCCCAAATCACCAGACAGGTAAGCATTCCCATTAAGAGTAATGAAAAGTGAAAACTGAACACGTTCAGAAGGACTACATAGATATAACCAAGTTAAAGCAATGCTTCTCACTGAAGCTGAGGCTCCCTAATGAAGCCACCCTTCTCATAAACAGAGCTCGGGCAGGGTTCACGTGGAGCCTTTCAGGAAACCAGCACACAGGCATCAGTCCAGGGCATCTGACCCTCCCCTCAACCGGTTGCTAGAGAAACCTCAGGGCTCCAGCTCCACAGCACAGACACAAAACACGAGTTACATGGAGGCTGACTTTCTGCCCAACACAAACAAGAGCTGAACTACTTGTTAAGTCAGGGACTACTTTAAATATCACCTTAACCATAGTTAAACAGTTCTGTAATCACAAGGGCATTGAATCACACAAGCCACACTGAAGAACTGCAAGGAAGCCTGCTCCAGAAAGCTTCGAACTACAAAAAGCAAGTATTGGTTACTACACAGCAAAAGGCTGGATGTTACTTCCCCCTTCGTCTGCAAAATCAGAGTCTGAACTTCCTGTAGGTCCTTCAGAATGGAGAGCTGAATCCTTCCTACCCATGCAGAAGAGGCTCTACACTTTTACTTTTCCACAGGACTACAGAAGTTGCACCTTGAAATAAAACAGCCCAAGGGGCTATCACTGTACCATTACAACTTTGCCCTCCTTATCCACAGACAACATGAATATCCCAGAGGAGAACACCGAACGGAGAGCGCTCTACAGCCACCATGGAGCCCATGCTCAGGTCGCAGGCTCAGCACTTCGGGCCGAGGCTGACTTGAAAGTTAAACACGGGTTTCTTTACGGGGTTTTGCAGCACCGAAGCTGACCTAAAGGTTAAACGCGGGTTTCTTTACATGGTTTTGCAGCACCGGGACGAGCTCCCCGCAGCCCCCAGGCCGGTGACAGCCTCGGgacaggagggaaggaggcaggGCACGGCAGGTTCCCTAAGGACAGCGCGGAGGAGGGCTCACGGGGAGCGAGAGCGGCAGTGAGGAAGGGAGCAGGAGcggagaggcaggagcagcttctCTCCGGGGACAGCCACGGTGCCGCCGCGCCCCAAGGCCGAACAGACCGGGGGACACGGAGCAaggcccggcccgccgccggCGCCGCGCACCGGCATTCCCGGCTCCTCCCCGCCAGGCCGcgcagggacagagctggccACGTACGGCGGTGCCGCCGCACGACAAGAACGAAGGACGCGGCTCCCCTGAACCCTCCCGACACTCACCCACCGCAGCCACGCACCCCTGGCTCCCACCTGGACTGAAGGAAACACCGCCTCCCACGGTGCCTTAAATACTTCCGCGCCAGCCCCACCCCATGACACGCGCCGCGCCGTGCCCGCCAATCCGCGGGCAATGAGCGCCTAGGGGCGGGGCCTGAGCCAAAAGGGGCGGGGCCTCATCGCGGCGCTGCGGCCTGCCGGGGGGCGGCCTTGTGGGGCGGGGCCGGAATAACGCAGGGGTGTAATAAAAGGAAATATAATACATAGGCGAATATAACATGGGGTATAATATAACAGACTGGTAGAGACCAATCTGAACAACTGAATTATTCCAGCCGAAGCTGGGAGTATCCTTATGATCCTCCTACATTTGTGGTTTAGATAGGTTTAATAGATTCAGATGTGGTTCCTAGAATCAGAATTAATTATGGAATATCCTGCattggaagggatccacaaggattGTCAAAGTCCAActtctggccctgcacagcacatccccaagaatcacacttgtgcctgagagcactgtCCAAACTCTTCCTGAACtgtgtcaggctggtgctgagaccacttccctggggagcctgtgccACAGCCAAATCCCTAGGGTGAAgtaccttttcctaatatccaacctaaacctcccttgACACAACTCCAAACCATTCCCTCAGGTCTTGTCACTGGTCACAGGTTACTGTGgtgtcctgtcacttgttacaACAGAGAAGAGATCAATGTCAGCCCCTCATCTTCCCCTCACAACAAGTTGTAACAGCAGTGTGGTCTCCccttcagtctcctcttctccaggctgaacagaccaagtgacctcaggcactcctcatacagcttcccctcaaagcccttcaccatcttcactgccctcctttggacactctctaagGGCTTAATGTTGTTTTTATATTGTggcacccagaactgcccccGGCACTCAAGGTGAGACTGcctcagctcagagcagagcaggacaatcccctcccttgcccagctgtccctgatagccccaggacagccctggcccttatggctgccagggcactgctcagGTACAACTTGCCATCAACCAGCACCTCCAGATCCCCTTCTGTGGCgctgctttccagcatctcATTCCCTGGCCTGTACGTACAACCAGAATGAAATGACACAGCTGGGAGCTCAagagaaacagggaaaaagTGAGAAACAGTGAGGCATGCTAGATGGTCTGTGAGCTGCCGTGGGGGAGAGCTGCATCATTTGGGAACTTGGCTGGTGGTGCT
This genomic window from Zonotrichia albicollis isolate bZonAlb1 chromosome 1, bZonAlb1.hap1, whole genome shotgun sequence contains:
- the CNDP2 gene encoding cytosolic non-specific dipeptidase; protein product: MSALETLFKYIDEHQDLYVQRLAEWVAIQSVSAWPEKRGEIKRMMEVAAKEIERLGGTTKLMDIGKQKLPDGSEIPLPPIVLGTLGTDPRKKTVCVYGHLDVQPAALEDGWDSEPFTLVERDGKLYGRGSTDDKGPVLAWLNALEAYQQTNQEFPVNIRFCLEGMEESGSEGLDELIFAQRDAFFKDVDYVCISDNYWLGKKKPCITYGLRGICYYFIEVECCDKDLHSGVYGGSVHEAMTDLIALMGSLVDKKGKILIPGVNEAVAPVTDEELALYEKIDFDLTEYAKDVGATRLLHDAKREILMHRWRFPSLSLHGIEGAFSASGAKTVIPRKVIGKFSIRLVPNMTPEEVTKNVEDYLNKKFAELRSPNKFKVYLGHGGKPWVSDFNHPHYMAGRRAMKTVFGVEPDLTREGGSIPVTLTFQEATGKNVMLLPVGAADDGAHSQNEKLNRYNYIQGVKMLGAYLYEVSQLKD